A part of Marinobacter psychrophilus genomic DNA contains:
- the smrA gene encoding DNA endonuclease SmrA, with product MTTKEDRLRFLAEMGDVKRIKRPNKADVVVPRELTPGHLERQRAAIALPLKDTNPLTADMVEPLTAQDILSWKRPGVQNGVFRKLRLGYYPSEAKLDLHGMTVDEARRQVFGFVNDCMRYDLRTATIMHGKGERNRDGIAWLKSYLAKWLPELEPVLAFHTTQKHHGSTGAIYVMIRKSDREKQNNREAHDRRD from the coding sequence ATGACTACCAAAGAAGATCGACTGCGTTTTCTCGCTGAAATGGGCGATGTGAAACGTATAAAACGGCCAAACAAAGCCGATGTTGTGGTGCCTCGCGAGTTGACCCCGGGCCACCTGGAGCGCCAGCGGGCGGCCATCGCGTTACCGCTGAAAGACACCAATCCGCTCACGGCAGACATGGTTGAGCCTTTGACCGCTCAGGATATTCTGAGCTGGAAGCGCCCCGGCGTTCAGAACGGTGTGTTTCGCAAACTGCGTCTGGGTTACTACCCCAGCGAAGCCAAGCTGGACTTGCACGGAATGACGGTAGACGAAGCCCGGCGCCAGGTGTTTGGCTTTGTTAATGACTGCATGCGCTATGATCTGCGCACCGCAACGATTATGCACGGTAAAGGCGAACGCAACCGCGACGGTATCGCTTGGCTTAAAAGTTACCTTGCCAAGTGGTTACCGGAATTGGAGCCGGTGCTGGCGTTTCATACAACGCAAAAGCACCACGGCAGCACCGGCGCCATTTACGTTATGATTCGCAAGAGCGATCGCGAAAAACAGAATAACAGGGAAGCTCACGACCGGCGTGATTAA
- a CDS encoding DUF3080 domain-containing protein — protein MKTPRAFGIVRKISARASLTVLAAIFLTACNPFDAARPMMDEYVERLGRVLETDPQFSELVPAPILPRRRERVLDMPELELGMLDFLSLYGCDLQFVVGEKNSIMGKVMQPLNRLRYELRFIASAGKCLQSSVDDGDEKLQDTLRQAISSKRENLPIALWNATWGVEEVENLFTTSKGFYPVIAENRLSDLAREAAQLERAARSLLSGELKQNLDFAGAVQQRWQAEYHAGQLINSALLVAARLNDGTAVIKRRLAQRPLCLNGNPNNQSTIVQGMFFSIYIGKVQPYLADLRRARIELLEPLAQLAQIQTAVMPQSFQRWQALALPADAGVASVNVGNAGVESENVWDNLDNAVADHTRGWQKLLEQCGLRPGA, from the coding sequence ATGAAAACACCTCGGGCCTTTGGAATAGTGCGCAAAATCTCGGCCAGGGCTTCTCTAACGGTGCTTGCAGCCATCTTTCTAACTGCCTGCAATCCGTTTGATGCAGCGCGACCCATGATGGACGAATACGTTGAGCGCCTGGGCCGTGTGTTGGAGACCGACCCTCAGTTCAGCGAGCTGGTTCCAGCCCCTATTTTGCCGCGCCGCCGTGAACGGGTTCTGGACATGCCCGAGCTGGAACTCGGAATGTTAGACTTTCTGTCGCTCTACGGCTGTGATCTGCAGTTTGTGGTCGGTGAGAAAAATTCCATCATGGGCAAGGTTATGCAGCCGCTGAACCGTTTGCGGTACGAACTGCGTTTCATTGCCAGCGCTGGAAAATGCCTGCAAAGCAGTGTTGATGATGGGGATGAAAAGCTGCAGGACACGTTGCGGCAAGCCATAAGTAGTAAACGCGAGAACCTGCCTATTGCGCTTTGGAACGCAACCTGGGGTGTCGAAGAAGTAGAGAACCTGTTTACCACTAGTAAGGGATTTTATCCGGTGATTGCCGAGAATCGGCTGTCGGACCTTGCCCGTGAAGCAGCCCAGTTAGAACGCGCTGCGCGGAGTCTTCTTAGTGGCGAATTGAAGCAGAATCTGGATTTTGCCGGGGCCGTGCAACAACGTTGGCAGGCCGAGTATCACGCCGGCCAATTGATCAATAGTGCCCTGTTGGTGGCGGCGAGACTGAATGATGGTACAGCGGTGATTAAACGCCGGTTGGCGCAGCGCCCCCTGTGCTTGAATGGCAATCCCAACAATCAGTCCACCATCGTGCAGGGTATGTTTTTCAGTATTTACATTGGCAAGGTGCAGCCGTATCTGGCGGACCTGCGCCGTGCCCGCATCGAGCTGTTGGAGCCGTTGGCGCAGCTAGCGCAGATTCAAACCGCCGTAATGCCGCAGAGTTTTCAGCGCTGGCAGGCGCTTGCCTTGCCAGCTGACGCCGGTGTTGCGAGTGTTAATGTTGGGAATGCTGGTGTTGAGAGTGAAAACGTGTGGGACAATCTGGATAATGCCGTGGCCGACCACACCCGCGGCTGGCAGAAACTTTTGGAACAGTGCGGCTTGCGCCCGGGTGCGTAG
- a CDS encoding DUF2069 domain-containing protein encodes MLRNPKALITARIALALYLATIIALVVTTFSPGPEEGVSIIMILAVKLLPLVGFIVPVYRGNSRAYIWLSFVIIFYFTQGVVSAWLSEGAIGPVITTVLTFLLFTVAMIHLKVNRPETA; translated from the coding sequence ATGTTGCGTAACCCGAAAGCACTCATAACAGCACGTATTGCTCTGGCGCTCTATCTGGCCACTATAATTGCTCTGGTGGTGACCACTTTTTCCCCGGGGCCAGAAGAAGGCGTCTCCATCATTATGATACTGGCAGTAAAACTGTTACCTCTGGTAGGTTTTATTGTGCCGGTGTATCGCGGCAACAGTCGCGCTTATATCTGGCTGTCCTTTGTTATCATTTTCTATTTCACCCAAGGCGTGGTGTCAGCCTGGCTCAGTGAGGGCGCTATCGGGCCGGTTATTACAACCGTGCTAACCTTCTTGCTGTTTACTGTGGCGATGATTCATCTTAAGGTAAACCGGCCCGAGACGGCCTGA
- the wrbA gene encoding NAD(P)H:quinone oxidoreductase has translation MTVPAPYVLILYYSRTGQTADMANRIARGVARVNGMQARIRSVPPVAPETNSALPPVPDEGAPYVSKDDLAACSGLAIGSPTRFGNMAAPLKHFLDTTGDLWIAGALVGKPAGAFTSTGSLHGGQETTLLSMMLPLLHHGMVLCGLPYSEPALGATTTGGTPYGPSHFAGTGEQLPLSEHEQILCQAFGERLARLALKLAD, from the coding sequence ATGACCGTACCGGCTCCCTACGTGCTGATTCTGTATTACAGCCGCACCGGCCAAACCGCCGACATGGCCAATCGTATTGCTCGCGGTGTTGCCCGGGTGAACGGTATGCAGGCGCGAATTCGCAGTGTGCCGCCGGTGGCACCAGAAACCAATAGCGCATTACCACCGGTGCCCGATGAAGGCGCACCCTATGTTAGTAAGGACGATTTGGCTGCTTGCTCTGGTTTGGCCATTGGCAGCCCTACCCGCTTTGGCAATATGGCCGCGCCGCTGAAGCACTTTCTGGATACTACCGGCGATTTGTGGATCGCCGGTGCCTTGGTTGGCAAGCCCGCCGGAGCCTTTACGTCAACCGGCAGCCTTCATGGCGGCCAAGAGACCACATTACTGTCGATGATGCTGCCATTGCTCCACCATGGCATGGTGCTGTGCGGCCTGCCCTACAGCGAGCCAGCGCTGGGTGCTACCACGACCGGCGGCACACCCTATGGCCCTAGCCATTTCGCCGGTACCGGCGAACAGCTGCCACTAAGCGAACACGAACAGATCCTTTGTCAAGCATTTGGCGAACGCCTGGCTCGTCTGGCGTTGAAACTGGCCGACTAA
- the arsC gene encoding arsenate reductase (glutaredoxin) (This arsenate reductase requires both glutathione and glutaredoxin to convert arsenate to arsenite, after which the efflux transporter formed by ArsA and ArsB can extrude the arsenite from the cell, providing resistance.), which translates to MTEPTRIFHNPRCSKSRQVLELLTGRGIKPDIIRYLDTPPTAPELDIILQQLALEPRQLMRRKEPEYKQLALDNADLSRQQLIAAMVANPRLIERPIVQANGKAVIGRPPENVLAVL; encoded by the coding sequence ATGACAGAACCCACCCGGATTTTCCACAATCCCCGCTGTTCAAAATCCCGCCAGGTTCTGGAGCTACTAACGGGCCGAGGCATCAAGCCTGACATTATACGTTATCTGGATACGCCGCCGACAGCGCCAGAGTTGGACATTATTTTGCAACAGCTTGCGCTGGAACCACGGCAATTGATGCGCCGTAAAGAACCAGAATACAAACAGCTGGCACTAGACAACGCCGACCTTAGCCGGCAGCAGCTGATTGCGGCAATGGTGGCAAACCCGCGCCTGATTGAACGCCCTATCGTGCAGGCAAATGGCAAAGCGGTCATCGGCCGGCCTCCGGAAAACGTACTGGCTGTTCTGTAA
- a CDS encoding TlpA family protein disulfide reductase produces the protein MQYPVTGFALNTSRLAAIACLFASMVALAGCSKIELDRNEGAPLVWSDLRGQWVLVNYWAEWCKPCLKEIPELNALNQNPAITVLGVNFDGISGAELRQLGVRMAIGFDLLNQDPGPQFGWQTPIALPATMVINPQGELQQALFGEQTQASIRAAIGL, from the coding sequence TTGCAATACCCCGTGACCGGTTTTGCCCTTAATACCAGCCGCCTGGCGGCTATTGCATGTTTGTTTGCCTCGATGGTTGCGCTGGCGGGCTGTAGCAAGATTGAGCTGGATCGCAATGAAGGCGCGCCACTTGTGTGGAGCGATCTGCGTGGGCAATGGGTATTGGTGAATTACTGGGCCGAGTGGTGTAAGCCCTGCCTGAAGGAAATTCCCGAACTGAATGCCTTGAACCAGAACCCGGCCATCACTGTGTTAGGCGTTAACTTTGATGGTATCAGCGGCGCCGAGCTGCGCCAGCTGGGAGTGCGCATGGCCATTGGCTTTGATCTGCTAAATCAGGACCCGGGCCCGCAGTTTGGCTGGCAAACGCCGATTGCGTTGCCGGCTACGATGGTTATAAACCCACAGGGTGAGTTACAGCAGGCGCTGTTTGGCGAGCAGACCCAGGCCAGTATTCGCGCTGCCATCGGCCTTTAA
- the dnaE gene encoding DNA polymerase III subunit alpha: MTAQTFVHLRIHSEHSLVDGLVRVKPLIKRVVELGMPAVGLTEQSNMFSLVRFYKAALGAGVKPIIGADLWFENLDEPESPFRITLLASNNDGYLNLTEIVSLGYTEGQRFGKPIIKREWLEARSQGLIMLSGGKMGDVAKAMLADKPKLARDRARYWRDLYPGSFYLELQRTGRAGDEDCLHLNVALAAELGLPVVATNDVHFIYAEDFEAHEARVCIGESRTLDDPRRDRRFSDQQHLRSAEEMIELFADIPEAVENTLAIARRCSVTVRMGEYFLPNYPVPEGMTMDDYFRRVSEDGLEDRLAKTLPKDDPDYDSKRQAYYDRLKFELDIIIQMGFPGYFLIVMDFIKWAKNNGVPVGPGRGSGAGSLVAYAQLITDLDPLQYDLLFERFLNPERVSMPDFDVDFCMEGRDRVIAYVAEKYGREAVSQIITFGTMAAKAVVRDVARVQGKSYGLADKLSKMIPFEVGMTLAKAVEQEPSLKEFLAQDEEAQEIWEMAIKLEGVCRNAGKHAGGVVIAPTKITDFSPLYCDDDGGSLVTQFDKNDVEDAGLVKFDFLGLRTLTIIDWALKMINPRREKRGLKPLDISEIPLDDPASFVMLKKAETTAVFQLESRGMKDLIRRLQPDSLEDMIALVALFRPGPLQSGMVDDFIDRKHGKQPMSFPHPDFQYEGLRPVLEPTYGVILYQEQVMQIAQVMGGYSLGNADMLRRAMGKKKPEEMAKQKQFFLDGCAGNNIDKALAENIFDLVEKFAGYGFNKSHSAAYALVSYQTLWLKSHYTAEFMAAVLTADMQNTDKVVTLVEECRSLKLDLVLPDVSTSEYAFTANDDGQVVYGLGAIKGLGEGPIDSIVTARKENGPFTDLFDFCRRVDLKKVNKRALEAMIRAGAMDKLGAGRAQLMASIEKAILQAGQQSRNEAAGMVDMFGDMLETATDVDAYSDVADIREWPEKKRLKGEKDTLGLYLTGHPFDEYEREVRRFVRSSIADLKPNKSPQRVAGLVVAQRTMKTRTGSTMCFVTLDDRSGRIEATLFSEAFFENRELLQSDQVIVVEGQVSHDDYSGQMKMRVNSVMDVASARQQFSRGLQLKLNQSQLGNGLLDSLEQLLAPHRCDGSPVWIEYTSPAASTRIELGSSWRVEPNDSLLLELKYLVGDRSVELVYD; encoded by the coding sequence ATGACTGCCCAAACCTTTGTACATCTTCGCATTCACTCTGAACATTCCTTGGTGGATGGCCTGGTAAGGGTAAAGCCGTTGATCAAACGTGTGGTGGAGCTGGGTATGCCTGCCGTTGGGCTCACCGAACAGTCCAATATGTTCTCGCTGGTGCGATTTTACAAAGCCGCGCTTGGCGCTGGGGTGAAGCCCATTATTGGTGCCGATTTGTGGTTCGAAAACCTGGACGAGCCAGAGAGTCCGTTTCGCATAACCCTGCTGGCCAGCAATAACGACGGCTACCTGAACCTGACCGAAATTGTTTCGCTGGGTTATACCGAAGGTCAGCGTTTTGGCAAGCCCATTATTAAGCGCGAATGGCTGGAAGCCCGAAGCCAGGGCCTGATTATGCTCTCGGGTGGCAAAATGGGCGATGTCGCCAAGGCCATGCTGGCAGACAAACCCAAACTTGCTCGCGACCGGGCTCGCTATTGGCGTGACCTTTACCCCGGCAGTTTTTATCTGGAACTTCAGCGTACTGGCCGTGCAGGTGATGAAGATTGCCTGCACCTGAATGTGGCGCTGGCGGCTGAATTAGGCTTGCCGGTGGTGGCCACCAACGATGTCCACTTTATTTATGCGGAAGACTTCGAAGCCCACGAAGCGCGGGTATGCATTGGCGAAAGCCGCACTCTGGACGATCCGCGCCGCGACCGGCGCTTTAGTGACCAACAACACCTGCGCAGCGCTGAAGAAATGATTGAGCTGTTTGCCGACATTCCCGAAGCTGTGGAAAACACCCTGGCCATCGCTCGCCGTTGCTCGGTCACCGTGCGCATGGGCGAATACTTTTTGCCCAACTATCCTGTGCCTGAAGGCATGACTATGGACGACTACTTTCGTCGTGTGTCGGAAGACGGGTTGGAAGATCGTCTGGCTAAAACCCTGCCCAAAGACGACCCGGATTATGACAGCAAGCGCCAGGCCTATTACGACCGGCTGAAATTTGAACTGGATATCATCATCCAGATGGGTTTTCCCGGCTACTTTCTGATCGTGATGGACTTTATCAAATGGGCAAAGAACAATGGCGTGCCGGTAGGACCAGGCCGTGGTTCCGGTGCAGGTTCCCTGGTGGCGTACGCTCAATTGATTACCGACCTGGACCCGCTGCAATACGATCTGCTGTTCGAGCGCTTTTTGAACCCCGAACGGGTCTCCATGCCCGACTTCGATGTCGACTTCTGTATGGAAGGCCGTGATCGGGTAATCGCCTATGTGGCCGAAAAATACGGTCGCGAAGCGGTATCGCAGATAATTACGTTCGGTACTATGGCCGCCAAAGCCGTGGTGCGTGACGTAGCGAGGGTACAGGGCAAGTCTTATGGGCTGGCGGACAAACTGTCCAAAATGATTCCGTTTGAAGTGGGTATGACCCTGGCCAAGGCCGTAGAGCAGGAACCGTCACTCAAAGAGTTTCTGGCGCAGGATGAAGAAGCCCAGGAAATCTGGGAAATGGCGATCAAGCTTGAAGGCGTGTGCCGTAACGCTGGCAAGCACGCCGGCGGTGTGGTGATTGCACCAACCAAGATCACCGACTTTTCGCCGCTGTATTGCGACGACGACGGCGGCAGCCTGGTAACCCAGTTCGACAAAAACGATGTGGAAGACGCCGGCCTGGTGAAGTTCGACTTTCTCGGCCTGCGCACCCTGACCATCATCGATTGGGCGCTGAAAATGATCAATCCGCGGCGGGAAAAGCGCGGGTTAAAGCCGTTGGACATCAGCGAAATTCCGCTGGACGACCCGGCGTCGTTCGTGATGCTGAAAAAAGCCGAAACCACCGCCGTGTTCCAGCTGGAATCCCGCGGTATGAAAGACCTGATCCGGCGCCTGCAACCGGATTCCCTGGAAGACATGATCGCCCTGGTGGCGCTGTTCCGCCCAGGCCCCTTGCAGTCGGGCATGGTAGACGACTTTATTGACCGAAAGCATGGCAAGCAGCCGATGTCTTTCCCACACCCGGACTTTCAGTACGAAGGCCTGAGGCCGGTATTGGAGCCCACTTACGGGGTTATCCTGTACCAGGAACAGGTTATGCAGATTGCTCAGGTGATGGGGGGGTATAGTCTGGGTAACGCGGACATGCTGCGCCGCGCAATGGGTAAGAAAAAACCCGAAGAAATGGCCAAGCAGAAGCAGTTTTTTCTGGATGGCTGTGCTGGCAATAATATTGATAAGGCCTTGGCGGAAAATATCTTCGACTTGGTGGAAAAGTTTGCCGGTTACGGCTTCAACAAATCCCACTCCGCCGCCTATGCATTGGTGTCCTACCAAACCCTTTGGCTAAAGTCTCACTACACCGCCGAGTTTATGGCCGCCGTGCTTACCGCCGATATGCAGAACACCGACAAGGTGGTTACGCTGGTGGAAGAGTGCCGTAGCTTGAAACTGGATTTGGTTCTGCCGGATGTAAGTACCTCGGAATACGCCTTCACCGCTAATGATGATGGCCAGGTGGTGTATGGCCTCGGTGCAATCAAAGGCCTTGGCGAAGGCCCCATTGACAGCATTGTGACGGCGCGCAAGGAAAATGGGCCGTTCACCGACTTGTTCGACTTTTGCCGCCGGGTTGATCTGAAAAAGGTCAACAAACGTGCGCTGGAAGCGATGATCCGCGCTGGCGCTATGGACAAGTTAGGCGCCGGCCGCGCTCAGCTGATGGCCAGTATCGAAAAAGCCATACTGCAAGCGGGCCAGCAGTCGCGTAATGAAGCCGCCGGTATGGTGGACATGTTTGGCGATATGTTGGAAACCGCCACTGACGTAGATGCCTACAGCGATGTTGCCGATATTCGTGAGTGGCCGGAAAAGAAACGTCTCAAGGGTGAAAAAGACACGCTTGGTCTATACCTGACAGGCCATCCATTTGATGAATATGAGCGCGAGGTTCGGCGCTTCGTGCGCTCATCCATCGCCGACCTGAAACCCAATAAATCGCCACAACGGGTAGCCGGGCTGGTGGTGGCGCAGCGCACCATGAAAACGCGCACTGGTTCTACCATGTGTTTTGTTACCTTGGATGATCGCAGTGGGCGCATCGAAGCGACGCTTTTTTCCGAGGCGTTTTTTGAAAACCGCGAGCTTTTGCAGTCAGATCAGGTGATTGTAGTGGAAGGTCAGGTCAGCCACGATGACTACTCCGGGCAGATGAAAATGCGGGTCAATTCGGTGATGGACGTAGCCAGCGCCCGCCAGCAATTCAGCCGCGGTTTGCAGCTGAAACTGAATCAAAGCCAGCTTGGCAATGGCCTGCTGGATTCACTGGAACAATTGCTGGCGCCGCATCGCTGCGACGGCAGCCCGGTGTGGATTGAGTACACCAGTCCGGCCGCCAGCACTCGTATTGAGCTGGGTTCATCCTGGCGGGTAGAGCCCAACGACAGCCTGTTGCTGGAGTTGAAATACCTGGTGGGCGACCGCAGCGTGGAACTGGTCTATGATTGA
- the accA gene encoding acetyl-CoA carboxylase carboxyl transferase subunit alpha, translating into MNPNYLDFEQPIADLEAKIEELRMVGNDTDINITDEIARLKKKSVSLTESIFSNLEPWDVTRLARHPRRPYTLDYIEMVFDDFDELHGDRRYADDYSMVGGTARINDRPVMVLGHQKGREVREKVKRNFGMPRPEGYRKALRLMEMAERFKMPILTFIDTPGAYPGIGAEERGQSEAIAFNLAVMSRLKTPIISTIIGEGGSGGALAIGVCDQLNMLQYSTYAVISPEGCASILWKSADYASEAAAAMGVTADRLKDLGLADNVIKEPLGGAHRKPQDMADSLKATLTEGLAELTRLPLDELVARRYERLTHYDSGR; encoded by the coding sequence ATGAACCCTAACTATCTCGATTTCGAACAGCCTATTGCCGATCTGGAAGCCAAAATCGAAGAGCTTCGGATGGTGGGCAACGACACCGACATCAACATCACCGATGAAATTGCCCGGCTCAAGAAAAAGAGCGTGAGCCTGACGGAAAGTATTTTTTCTAACCTTGAGCCGTGGGACGTTACGCGTTTGGCACGGCATCCGCGTAGGCCTTACACGCTCGATTACATCGAGATGGTGTTTGACGATTTTGATGAGTTGCACGGTGACCGGCGTTACGCCGACGACTATTCGATGGTGGGTGGCACAGCGCGTATTAATGATAGGCCGGTCATGGTGCTTGGTCACCAGAAAGGCCGTGAAGTGCGCGAGAAAGTGAAGCGTAACTTTGGCATGCCGCGCCCGGAAGGTTACCGTAAAGCCTTGCGGCTGATGGAAATGGCCGAGCGTTTTAAAATGCCGATTCTGACCTTTATTGACACCCCTGGCGCTTATCCTGGTATCGGTGCGGAGGAACGCGGGCAGAGCGAAGCTATTGCGTTCAACCTGGCGGTTATGTCGCGCTTAAAAACGCCAATAATCTCCACCATCATCGGCGAGGGCGGTTCAGGCGGTGCACTGGCTATTGGTGTGTGCGATCAGCTGAACATGCTGCAGTATTCCACCTACGCGGTTATTTCTCCGGAAGGTTGTGCGTCCATTTTGTGGAAAAGCGCAGACTACGCATCGGAAGCCGCTGCAGCCATGGGTGTAACGGCAGATCGCCTGAAAGATCTGGGTCTGGCGGATAACGTGATCAAAGAACCCTTGGGTGGCGCTCACCGTAAGCCTCAAGATATGGCCGATTCGCTAAAGGCGACGCTAACGGAAGGTTTAGCCGAGTTGACTCGCTTGCCTCTGGACGAACTGGTTGCAAGGCGCTATGAGCGCCTGACCCACTATGACAGCGGACGCTAG
- the tilS gene encoding tRNA lysidine(34) synthetase TilS translates to MTADASPSATAWPSPLRDLARQLPQHDRLCIAFSGGLDSSLLLHLFAAITPASTALSALHINHQLQPNAAEVDAFCRDVCARLRVPLRVVSVTVPVKAEGVGGLEQAARAARYGVFERYLRVDELLLLAHHGDDQLETVMFRLFRGSGVAGLAGMPFTRALGAGALARPLLEFSRAQLEAWTEDAGLPWIEDPSNSDQRFDRNYLRNSVIPPLKARWPSFIRRIEASARGCADSHSLNQKLAQLQWHACDGAYQHSQPHSLDQRAFAELSPPEQGNLLRWWCQSCGLPAPVSADWQRTLAGLMDAAADREPELLGQGYSVRRFQHRLYLVAAQNPLPEGSQSVLPQQTLRWGEWTLALAWQSNDHNQGNDQQIGPPPIRVSTRQGGERIRFYPDGPAKVVKKWLQEQAVPPWERARLPLVFAGCGAAEELIAVGSLWCSEKYNGSASSSGWRLTVGRDCD, encoded by the coding sequence ATGACAGCGGACGCTAGCCCCAGCGCCACAGCCTGGCCATCCCCGCTGCGTGATCTGGCCAGGCAGCTTCCCCAGCATGACCGTCTGTGTATTGCCTTTAGTGGCGGTCTGGATTCTTCTTTGCTGTTGCATCTGTTCGCGGCGATAACGCCGGCCTCCACTGCTTTATCTGCACTCCATATCAATCACCAGTTACAGCCTAACGCTGCAGAGGTAGACGCCTTTTGCCGCGATGTCTGCGCGCGTTTGAGGGTGCCCCTGCGCGTCGTATCCGTGACGGTGCCAGTCAAAGCAGAAGGTGTCGGGGGTCTAGAGCAGGCTGCGCGCGCAGCCCGCTACGGTGTATTTGAGCGATATTTGCGCGTCGATGAGCTGTTATTGCTGGCCCACCACGGCGACGATCAACTGGAAACCGTGATGTTTCGTCTTTTTCGCGGCAGTGGCGTGGCCGGTCTGGCCGGCATGCCATTTACTCGTGCCCTGGGTGCCGGTGCTTTGGCGCGACCGTTGCTTGAGTTTTCCCGTGCTCAGCTGGAAGCGTGGACCGAGGACGCCGGGCTGCCGTGGATAGAAGACCCCAGCAACAGCGACCAACGTTTTGATCGCAATTATCTGCGCAACAGCGTGATCCCGCCGCTAAAGGCCCGTTGGCCATCGTTCATACGGCGTATAGAGGCATCAGCCCGCGGCTGTGCCGACAGCCATTCGCTAAACCAGAAGTTGGCGCAACTGCAGTGGCATGCCTGCGATGGGGCCTATCAGCATAGCCAGCCACATTCGCTGGACCAGCGTGCGTTTGCTGAACTGTCGCCCCCGGAGCAGGGCAACCTGCTGCGCTGGTGGTGCCAGTCTTGCGGCTTACCTGCGCCTGTGTCCGCAGATTGGCAGCGGACTCTGGCAGGGTTAATGGATGCCGCTGCAGATCGTGAGCCGGAGCTGTTGGGTCAGGGCTATAGCGTTCGACGCTTTCAGCACAGACTGTATCTTGTGGCAGCGCAAAACCCCTTGCCCGAGGGCTCGCAGTCGGTATTACCGCAGCAGACGCTGCGCTGGGGCGAGTGGACATTGGCGTTGGCGTGGCAAAGTAATGACCACAATCAAGGCAACGATCAGCAAATTGGGCCGCCGCCCATACGGGTATCTACCAGGCAGGGTGGTGAACGCATCCGCTTTTACCCTGACGGTCCGGCAAAAGTCGTGAAAAAGTGGCTTCAGGAACAGGCAGTGCCACCTTGGGAAAGAGCTCGTTTGCCCTTGGTTTTTGCGGGCTGCGGCGCTGCCGAGGAGTTAATTGCGGTGGGCTCTTTGTGGTGTTCGGAAAAATACAATGGAAGCGCTTCTTCAAGTGGCTGGCGGCTGACTGTGGGGCGGGATTGTGATTGA